The nucleotide sequence CTGATCGACAGCCACGTTCATCCCGTCGCCGGCGACTGGACGCCGCGGCAGAACCAGAGCAACTGGATCGACTCCTACCTGCATGGCGGCGTCACCACGATGATCTCCGCCGGCGAGGTGCACATGCCCGGCCGTCCGCGCGACGTCGTCGGCCTGAAGGCGATGGCGATCTTCGCGCAGCGCGCGTTCTGGACGCTGCGTCCCGGCGGCGTGAAGGTGCATGCGGGCGCGCCCGTGATCGAATGCGAGATGGTCGAGGACGACTTCAAGGAGCTCGCCGCCGCCGGCGTCAAGCTGCTCGGCGAGGTCGGTCTCGGCGGCGTCAAGGACGGCCCGACCGCGCGCAAGATGGTCGGCTGGGCGCGCAAATACGGCATCCAGAGCACCATCCACACCGGCGGCCCGTCCATCCCCGGCTCCGGCCTGATCGACAAGGACGTCGTGCTGGAAGCCGGCACCGACGTCATCGGGCACATCAATGGCGGCCACACTGCCCTGCCCGACGATCAGATCCGCTGCATCTGCGAGGGCTGCAAGGCCGGGCTCGAGCTGGTGCACAACGGCAATGAGCGCTCGGCGCTGTTTACGCTACGCACCGCGCGCGAGATGAACGAGCTCAACCGCGTCATCCTCGGCACCGACGCCCCCGCCGGCTCCGGCGTGCAGCCGCTCGGCATCCTGCGCATGGTGTCGCTGCTGTCCTCGCTCGGCGACATCCCCGCGGAGATCGCGTTCTGCTTCGCCACCGGCAACACCGCGCGGATGCGCGAGCTCGATTGCGGTTTGATCGAAGTGGGCCGCTCCGCCGACTTCGTCATCATGGACAAGGCGCAGCATTCGCCGGCGAAAACCCTGCTCGACAGCGTCCAGCTCGGCGACCTCCCGGGCATCGGCATGACCATCATCGACGGCATCGTCCGCACCCAGCGCAGCCGGAACACGCCGCCGGCAACGAAGATCCCGGAGATCGTGGCGAAGTAGTTGCCCACGTCTCTCGACGCCGTGACTGCGAGTACAGTGTCTGTGAATGCGCCCTCTCCCCTTGTGGGAGAGGGCATGTTGGACAGAGCAGCATACTCGGTTGGGTGAGGGGTTCTCAGCGCGAGCGTCACTCGCGGACAGGACCCCTCACCCAACCGCACGCATGGATGGGCCGTCGATGCCCTCTCCCACAAGGGGAGAGGGCGCTGTATCTGACAGCCAATCACAACGACGCAATGAGTTTGGCGAAGAACTGTAGGGTGGGCAAAGCGGCGCCGTCAGGCGGCGCGTGCCCACCGTTGGCAGAGGTGGCCTTGGTGAGAATGGTGGGCACGCTTCGCTTTGCCCACCCTACGAGAGCTGCCCGCTGGACTACCGCAGCCGGCTCAACAACGACAGCAACGTCTCGCGCTCCTTCGCGTCCAGTGGCGCAAGTGTTCCCTTCGATATCGCAAGCGCCAGGGGTGCGGTCTTTTCTGCGAGTTGTTGCCCTGCGCGCGTCAAGCTCACCAGCAGTCGCCGGCCGTCTTGCGGATCAGCGCTTGTCTCAGTGAGACCGCGCGCGGTCAGCCGATCGATCACGCCCTTGATGGTCGCGACATCCATCGCCGTGAGTCGCCCGAGCTGGTTCTGCGAGCACGGCCCCGTTTCGACCAGCTTGGACAGCGCCGCCCATTGGGTCGGCGTCAGGTTGCTGCCGATGTCGCGGGCGAAGATCATGGTGTGGCGCTGCCAGACCTGGCGCAGGATGAAGCCGATCTGGTCGTCCAGCACGTAGTTCGATTTGGCCGGCTTGGCGGCGGTCTTCACGACAGCTTTCGCCGGCTTCGGTGCAACCTTGGTCGCTTTTGTCGATCGCTTCAGCGCGGCCGTCTTCGCCATTGTCCCCTCGCCTCAGATCGACAGATGCGCGTCGCGGATATCCGGCCGCGCGTCAAGCTCGGCCATGGTGCCGGCAAAGCAGATGCGGCCACGCTCGATGATATAGGCGCGATCCGAGATCAGCTTCGCGAAATGCAGGTTCTGCTCGGACACGACCAGCGACACGCCTTCCTTTTTCATCGTCAGGATGGCATCAACCATCTGCTCGACGATCTTCGGCGACAGCCCCTCCGACGGCTCGTCGAGCAGCACCAGCGACGGATTGCCCATCAAGGTGCGGGCGATGGTCAGCATCTGCTGCTCGCCGCCGCTCATGCGTCCGCCCGGCCGGTTTCTCATCTCGCCGAGATTGGGAAACAGCTTGTACAGCTTCTCGCGCGTCCATTGCGGCGCGCCCGGCCGCGGCTTCTGCCGGCCGACTTCGAGATTCTCCTCCACCGTCAGATCGGTGAAGATGCGCCGCTCCTCCGGCACGTAGCCGAGACCGGCTCGGACGATCTCATGCGTCGGCGCGCTCGAGATGTCCTTGCCTTCGAACATGATCTGCCCGTCGCGCAACGCGACGAGGCCGACGATCGAGCGGAAGGTCGTCGACTTGCCGGCGCCGTTGCGGCCGAGCAGTGCTACCACCTCGCCCTCGCCGACCTCCAGCCCGATATCGAACAGGATGTGCGCCGGGCCGTAATGGCTGTTCAGATTGGAAACGGACAGCTTCATGCCGAGGCTCCCTCGCGATGCCGGGCATCGTACAGCAGGCCTTCGCCGAGATAGATCGCCTGTACCTCGCGGTTGGCGCGCACCTCGGCCGGCGAGCCCTGCGTGATCAGGCTGCCGCGGTTGAGCACGAGAATGCGGTCGGCATGCTCGAACACCACGTCCATGTCGTGCTCGGTGAACAATACGCCGATCGACTGCTCGCGCGCGATCTTCGCCGTCAGCCGCATCAGCTCGACACGCTCGCGCGGCGCCATGCCGGCGGTCGGCTCGTCCATCAACAACAGCTTGGGTTGATTGGCCAGCGCGATCGCGAGCTCCAGCCGCTTGAGATCGCCATAAGCCAGTTCGCCGCAGGGACGCTCGGCATAGCCGGCCATGCCGACGAGATCGAGCAGACGATCAGCTTCGCCGCGTTCGATGCCGATCATCGGGCTCCAGAAATCGAACAGCCGGCGATGGTGCGACACCAGCGCAACTTGAATGTTTTCGCGCACGGTCATGGTCGGGTAGGTCGCGGTGATCTGGAAGGTGCGCCCCACACCCAGCCGCCAGACTTCGCGCGGCTTGCGGCCGGTGGTCTCCTGCCCCATCACGGTGATGCGGCCGCTGTCCGGCACGTTCTGACCGTTGAGCATATCGAAGCAGGTGCTCTTACCCGCGCCGTTCGGGCCGATCAGCGCGAGGATCTCGCCGGCCTGCAGCATGAACGACACATTGCGTACGGCATGAATGCCGCCGTAGGATTTGGTCAGGCCCTCGACCGAGAGCAGCGATACACCGAGACTCATTGCGCGCCCTCCATCTTCGCCGAGAGCGCCGCCGGCTTGGGCGCCGCCGCACGCCGCCGGTGCATGACGCTCTCGACGACGCCAACGATGCCCTTCGGGAACACCACGACGATCAGCACGACGAAGATGCCGAGTACGAGCTTCGACCAGTCGGTCTGGCTGACCAGCCAGATGTTGAGCGCCTTGTAGACGATGGCGCCGAAGATCGCGCCGGGCACCGTCTCGACTCCGCCGAGCAGCACCATGACCAGCGCATCGACCGACAGCGAAATGCCCATGTTGTCCGGGAAGACGCTGCCCTTGAGATAGGCGAACAGCGCGCCGCCGATGCCGGCCGTGGTGCCGGCGATGATGAAGGCCGTCCACTGGATGCGCTTGCCGTTGATGCCGATGGACTCGCTGCGCAGCGGCGAGTCGCGCATGCCGCGCAGGGCGTAGCCGAACGGCGAGAAGGTGATGAGGCGCAGCACGCTGACGACGAAGGCGGAGACGCCGAGCGCGAGCCAGTAGAAATGCGACGGCGAGGCCGCCCACTTCTCCGGCCAGAGCCCGAGGATGCCGTTGTCGCCGCCAGTCACGGCGACCCATTGGAACGCGATCGACCAGACGATCTGGGCAAAGGCCAGCGTCAGCATCGCGAAGTACACGCCGGAGAGCTGCACGGCGAAGGCCCCGAACACGGCCGCGCCCGCCGCACCCAACAGAGGTCCAAGCAACAGACAGGCGATCATCGGCAGTCCCGCCATCTTGGCGAGGAACGCGACGCCGTAGGCACCGAGGCCGAAATAGGCGGCGTGGCCGAACGAAGCGAGGCCGCCGACCGCCATGAGGAAGTGGAGGGAGGCGGCAAAGATCACGAAGATCGCGATCTCAGAGCCGACGGTCAGCGCGTAGTTGCCGGCAATGAAGGGCAGCATCGCGGCGAACGCCAGCGCGACCAGAGAGGCAAGACGCTCGACGGAGCTCAGCGGACGCCAGGGAATGACGGTGAGACCCGGCGTGCGGCGCGCCGGCGCCTCCTTCTTGCCGAACAGGCCCCAGGGGCGCACGACCAGCACGACCGCCATCACCAGGAAGACCAGGATGAGCGAGATCGTCGGGAAGATCAGGATGCCGAAGGCGTTGAGCTCGGACACCAGCACCGCGGCGACGAAGGCGCCCAAAATGCTGCCGAGGCCGCCGATCACGACCACGACGAACACCTCGACGATGATGCGCAGGTCCATCGCGTGATGGACGGCATCACGCGGGATCTGCAGCGCGCCGCCGAGCGCGGCGAGGAAGACGCCAACCGCGAAGACCGAGGTGAACAGCCACTTCTGATTGACGCCGAGCGCCGCGACCATGTCGCGGTCCTGTGTCGCCGCGCGCACCAGGATGCCCCAGCGGGTACGCTGGAACAGCAGCCACAGCGCGCCGAGCACGACGGGCCCAAGCACGATCAGGAACAGGTCGTAGCTGGGAATGTTCTGGCCGAAGAAATCGACGGCGCCCTTGAAGCCCGGCGCACGGCGGCCGACGAGATCGTCGGGCCCCCAGATCAGCACGACGAGGTCCTCGACCATCAACGTCAGGCCGAATGTCCCGAGCAATTGGAACAGCTCCGGCGCATGATAGATCCGGCGCAGCAGCACGATCTCGACCAGCACGCCGATCACGGCGACCGCAAGTGCGGCGACGACAATGCCGCCCCAAAAGCCGAGCGGACCGGACAGCCGCTCGGTCAGCGAGAACGCCACATAGGCGCCGAGCATGTAGAACGCGCCGTGCGCAAAATTCACGATGCGGGTGACGCCAAAGATGATCGACAGTCCCGACGCCACCAGGAACAGCGAAGCCGCGCTGGCAAGGCCGGTCAGGAACTGGACGAAGTAAAAGGCCATGGGCGGTCCGCGTGAAGAGATCGTCTGTGTCGAATGAGCCGCGTGGAAGCTTGCATGATGAGCCGCAAGCGTGGGGTGAGGGTCCTCGGCCTGAACCTGTAGATCAGGCGTCAAAATCCCTCACCCCGCCCGCTCTCCTCCGCGGGAGGAGGAGGCAGGAAGGCGTCGAGAACGCGTGGCTCAGTCCTTTGGACGGAGCTTGGCGACGTCCGCGTCGCTCGGGAGATAGTCCGAGCCCTTGCGGTAGACGGTGTCGACCATGATGCCCTTGCCGTCCTTCAGCGCGGTCTTGCCGACGAAGGCGCCGAGCGTCGACTGGTGGTCGTTCTTGCGGAAGGTGATCTCGCCGAACGGCGACGGCACGGAGAGCCCTTCCGCGGCGGCGATCAGCTTGTCGGCATCGGTCGAGCCGGCCTTGGCGAGAATGGCGGCCGCCGACTTGATGGTCTGGTAGCCGACGATCGAGCCGAGGCGCGGATAGTCGTTGTACTTGGCCTGATAGGCCTTCAGGAACGCGTCATGCTCGGGCGTCTTGATCGAGTACCAGGGATAGCCGGTGACGATCCAGCCTTCCGGCGTCTCGTCCTTGAGCGGATCGAGATATTCCGGCTCGCCGGTCAGGAAGCTGACGACCTTGCGATCCTTGAACAGGCCGCGGGTGTTGCCCTCGCGGACGAGCTTCACGAGGTCGGCGCCGAAGGTGACGTTGAGGATCGCTTCCGGATTGGCGGCGGCAACGGCCTGTACGACAGGACCAGCGTCGATCTTGCCCTGCGGCGGCCACTGCTCGTCGACCCACTGGATGTCCGGGCGCTTCTCCGACAAGAGCTTCTTGAACACGGCAACGGCCGACTGGCCATACTCGTAGTTCGGCGCGATCGTCGCCCAGCGCTTGGCGGGCAGCTTGGCGGCTTCCTCGACCAGCATCGCGGCCTGCATGTAGTTCGAGGGACGCAGGCGGAAGGTGTATTTGTTGCCCTTCGACCAGGTTATGGCGTCGGTCAGCGGTTCGGCCGCCAGAAAGAACACCTTCTTCTGGTTGGCGAAGTCGCTGACGGCAAGCCCGATGTTCGACAGGAAGGTGCCCGCGAGCATCGCGACGTTCTCGCTCGACACCAGCTCGTTGGCCGCGGTCTGGGCGTCGGCCGGCTTGCCGCTGTCGTCCTTGGAGACGACGACGAGCTTCTTGCCGTTGATGCCGCCGGCCGCATTGACCTCCTCGACCGCGAGCTGCCAACCCTTGCGGTAGGGCTCGGTGAAGGCCGGCAGCAGCGAGTAGCTGTTGATCTCGCCGATCTTGATGACGTCCTCGGCGCGAGCCGCGCCCGCCAGTCCCGCGACGGCAAGGCCCAAGCCTGCCGCAAGCATCGTTCTCCGTCGCATCCCTTCAGCCTCCAGTTTTGATTTCACTATTCTTGAGCATGCTCTTGTCGGAAAACCGGTACCCACTTTTCCGGAGCATGCTCGATTATCGTAGACCGTCGTCGCCCTTGATTTCAGCGACCGTGAGCCCGCCGACCCGCGGAAGCGGACGCCCGCTGTCGGTGACGGCGAGCGCGACCATGATCTCGTTGGCGCGCGGCGCATCGTTGATCTGCACCTCCATGCCGTCGAAATGACTGCGCACGAAGGCGGCGTCCTTGTGCCCCAACGGAATGTCGAGCGTGCAACCGACGCCGCCGCGCTTCTTCGAAGACGGGATCAGCGCCGCGCCCTTGCCGAGCACCTTGCGCACCGGCGCGCCCATCTTCGGATGCAGGATCGCCGCGGCATGCTCCAGCTCGCCGTCGCTGCCGACGGCGGCGGCCTTGCCGTAGCTGTGCGCGGCGGGCCCTTCGATTCCGAGTGCTGCGACCGCGCGCTTCGCCAGCATCTCGCCGAGTTCCTCGCCGATCGCGATCAGCGGCGAGAGATCCTCGACATAGCGGCCGGCGAACGGGTTCTCGATCACGGCGACCGCCGCGGCGCGGCGCGTCGGCGGCGAGACGGCCTTGCCCATCTCGTGATGGACTTCTTCGACCACGGTCACGATCTTGCGGATGACGGCGCTCATCGTCGGCAGTTCCTCATGTTCCTGTCCATCACGGATCAAACCTCACGCCGCCGCCGCCCGCAACCGCGACGGATTGACGATTTCGATCGGGCGCGGACCGACGACGCGGATGGCCCCGCCAAGCTGGAGGACCGCGCCTTCGATCAGGCCAGCCGCCAGCAGGGCCCGCGCAGAGCACTCGCCCGACGTCAGGGCCGTCCCTACATCAGTATCGCTGAGGTCGCCGACCTCGCGTGTGACGAGCCGCTGACCGAGGTCGCTGTCCGGCTGAAGTTCGCAGGCCGGACGGCGGATGACGGCGGGATGGCCGGGCAGATCCACCGCGTTGCCGATGACGGTCGCCGCGGCGTCTGCCTGCGCGGCGGTTTTGGCCAGCACCGTGACAGCATCGGCGATGCCGAGCGAAAAGCTGCGGCCGTGACGGCCGGACGTGGCAACGCCGCCGATTTCGTCGTTCGCGCGCAACGTCATTCGGCGCATGGTTCCGGCGCTGTCCGGCCGATCCATCAGCCCCACGCTGAACGTCGCGGCGTCGCGCAAATGCAGCGCGATATCGCCGCCATTGTTGACATAGGCGCGTGTCAGTTTCGCCTTGCTCACCATCGCGCCGAGGATTTCTTCCGCCACCGCACCAGCGACCGCCGCCATCGGCGTGATGAACATCTCGGCCGCAAACGGCGCCACAGCTGCATGCATGCGACGGGCAACGACACCGTTCAGCGAACAAAAATCCAGGTCGGCGGCCTTGCGCAGCTCCCGCAGTTCCGAACAGAGCTCATCGAGCAGACCCGTAAAGCGCCCCGCGGCAGCCTGATAAGCGGCGCGGATCTCGGCCTCCGGACCGTCAGCGCCGATGATCAGATCGATCGGGCCGTCCTGCAAATGCAGCCGCCGATCCGACAACAGCGCGATCTGAGGCTGACGGCTCATGCGCCCTGTCCCGGCCAAGGCAACTGGCGGATATCCTTGCTGACATCCTTCAACGACGCGAGCGGCTGGACGTAGTCCATGTGGCCGCCGAGCGCCTCATAGTCCGACAGCTTCATCGTGAATTCGATCGGCGCCACCAGCGCCGGCGTCGGCACATAGCCGAATGCGCCCGCCGGCATCTGCGTCACGTCGACCATGTAGGTGATGCCGCCGCCCGGCCAGACATAGACCGGCGCGCCGCCCGAGGTGACGCGCGTCAGCGCATCCTTGACCGAGCGCGTCAGCCGCACAGGATTGTCGGTGACCCCTGCGCGCAGCGAACCGCCGGCGCCGGCCATGAAAAGAACCGTACACAGCGCCGGCTCGCAATTCTCCTGAATGCGATCGACCGAGAACTGCAGCTCCGGAGGCATCTCGCGCTGCACCGGCTTAAGCGTTTCATCGAGCACGTAGTAACCGGCATGCTCGCCGGTGGTCGACACCATCAGCAGAGTCGTCCCGGGCTTCGCCGTCTTCGGATCGAACGGCCCGAGAATCGACAGCGGATCGGAAATGTCGGTGCCACCCCAGCCGGTGCCGGGCTGCGCGACCTGGAAATACCGGCCCGGCGTCGAACGCCGGCCCTTCATCTTGATCCCCGTCGAGGGAATGTCGAGCAGCTTGCCGGCCTGGTGCTCCGACAGCACCCCCGTGATGTGGTCGTCGACCACGACGACCTCGTCGACCTTGCCCTGCCACTGCTTGGCGAACATGCCGATCGTGGCCGAGCCGCAGCCGACGCGCATGCGCTCTTCCTTGACGCCGTTGACGATCGGAGGCTGCCCAGCCTGCACGATCACGCTGGCGCCGCCGTCGATGGTGAGCTCGACCGCCTTTCGGTTGCTGAGATCCATCAGCGCGTCGCAGGTGACGCGCCCCTCCTTCTTCGACCCGCCGGTGAGGTGGTGCACGCCACCGAGCGACAGCATCTGCGAGCCGTATTCGCTGGTCGTGACGTGCCCCACGGCCTCACCGTCGACACGCACGGTCGCCGCTTCCGGCCCGAGATAGCGATCGGTGTCGATCTTCACCTTCACGCCGCAATAGCTGAAGATGCCTTCGGTCACGACGGTGACCATGTCGACGCCTTCCACCTGCGACGACACGATGAACGGCGCAGGCTTGTAGTCTGGATAGGTCGTGCCGGCTCCGATCGCGGTGACGAACAGCTCCGGCTGATGCACGATCTTGCCGTCCCAGTCGCCGCTCGCCTGGAACAGCACAAGCTTGCCGCCATGGGAGACGGTGCGCTCCAGCAGGATGTGCGGATCGACGCGCACCAGCACGCCGTCCTGATTGGCGTAGCGATCGCACGCGCCCGCCGCGCCCGGCTTGATGTAGCACATCACCGGACAGGCATCGCAGCGGATCTTGTCCCCTGCAGCGTCGCTCGCCGTCTCAGTCATCATGCGGAGAAGCCCATCCTGGAGCGGTGGCAGCGGCCGTCGCCAGCACGCCACGGCAATTCGTTCGTATACGAATGATGTCGCGCCGCTTCGCCGACTGTCAAGCGCCGCCGCGAGCGAAAAGCAGGTTTGCCGGATAATCGATCAGTTTGCCCTGCACAATGGCGACAAATCGTGCACACGCTGCAATGCGAAACGCGGTACTTGCATGTTAGTACACAAACGATAGGCTCCGGTCGACGCGATCGCATCCTCGTTAACAATATCATAGCGGACGACAGAAGGGCATGACGCGAGCTCCGATTCGGCTGACCGTGAACGGACAGACGCATGACGTCGCCGCCGCGCCGGACACGCCCCTGCTCAACGTGCTGCGCAACGACCTCGCTCTGAACGGCCCGAAATACGGCTGCGGCCTCGGCGAGTGCGGCGCGTGCACCGTGCTGATCGACGGCCGCGCCGCGCGCTCCTGCGTCATCCCGATCGAAGGCTGCGCCGGCCGCAGCGTCACCACACTGGAAGGGCTCGGCTCGCGCGAAACACCAGATCCAGTGCAGCAGGCCTTCATCGCCGAGCAGGCCGCCCAATGCGGCTATTGCCTGAACGGCATGATCATGACGACCAAGGCGCTGCTGGCGATCAAGCCCGATCCGTCGCTCGACGAGATCAAGCAGGCGCTGCGCTACAATCTCTGCCGCTGCGGCGCCCATGTCGAAATTCTCCGCGCGGCGATGCGCGCGGCCGGCCACACGCTCGAGGCGCTGGACTGATGACCGAGCGCCTCACTCCCACGGCCGATGATCCGCGCGGCATGCTGAGCATCGAGCGCCGCGTTGCCGACGGCTCGTCCGAAACCTTCATCAGAATCACTGCGGCCGGCGAGGTCTCGGCCTTCAACGGGCACGTCGATCTCGGCACCGGCATTCGCACCGCCCTGGGACAGATCGTCGCAGAAGAGCTCGACGTCTCGTTCGCGCGTGTGGTGGTCGTGCTCGGCGATACCGCCGTCGTGCCCAACCAGGGCGCAACGATCGCCAGCGAGACCATCCAGATCACCGCGGTGCCGCTGCGCAAGGCGGCGGCGCAGGCGCGCGCGTTTCTGCTGGCGCGGGCTGCGGTGCAGCTCGGCCTTGCCGTCGAGGATCTGACCGTCGAGGACGGCCTGGTTCGCGGCCCCAACAATCGCGTACTCAGCTACGGCGAGCTGATCGGCAACGACACCATCCGCCTCGAATTGGCCGAAGATGTCGCCGTCAAATCCGTCGACAACTATCAGGTCGTCGGCCGCTCAGTGCCGCGCGTCGACCTGCCGGCGAAAGCGACCGGCGAGCCGACTTACGTCCATGACGTGCGCGTTCCCGGCATGCTGCATGGCCGCGTCGTGCGTCCGCCGTATGTCGGCGTCGATGCCGGTCCCTTCATCGGCACAAGCCTGATCGGCGTCGACAAGGACTCCGTACGCGACGTGTCCGGCCTGGTCGACATCGTCGTAATCGGTGATTTCATCGGCGTCGTCGCCGAGCGCGAGGAGCAGGCGATCCTTGCCGCCGAGCGCCTCCAGGTGAACTGGAAGCCGGTGCCAACGTTGCGCGATCTTGACGACGTCGAGAACGCGCTACGCGCCAATCCGTCCGAACCTCGCCGGCTGCTCGACAAAGGCAACGTCGATGCCGCCATCGAAGGCGCCGCGAAGCCGATGCGGCGGACCTATCTGTGGCCGTATCAGATGCACGGCTCGATCGGGCCGTCCTGCGCGGTCGCCGATGTTCGCGACGGCCACATCCGCATCTATTCGGGGACGCAGAACCCGCACCTCCTGCGCGCCGATCTCGCCAAGCTGATCGACTGCCCCGAGCACCAGATCGAGCTGATCCGGTTGGAGGCCGCCGGCTGCTACGGCCGTAATTGCGCCGATGACGTCACCGCCGATGCGCTGCTGCTGTCGCGCGCGGTCGGCCGTCCCGTGCGCGTGCAGCTCACGCGCGAGCAGGAGCATGTGTGGGAGCCGAAGGGCACCGCGCAGCTGATGGACGTCAATGGCGGCCTCAATGCCGACGGCTCGGTGGCGGCCTATGAGTTCGCCACCCGCTATCCCTCGAACGGCGCGCCGACCCTAGCGCTGCTGCTGACGGGACGCATCGCGCCGGAGCCGGCCGTGTTCGAGATGGGCGACCGCACGGCGATCCCACCTTACGATTATGACCATATGCGCGTGACTGCGCATGACATGCCGCCGATCGTCCGCGCCTCCTGGATCCGCGGCGTCTCGGCGCTGCCCAACACCTTTGCGCACGAATCCTATATCGACGAGCTCGCCGCCGAGGCGGAGGTCGATCCGATCGAATACCGGCTGCGCTATCTGAAGGACGAACGCGCGCGCGACCTCGTCAACGCCGTCGCCGAGCGCGCCAGCTGGACGCCGCGCCCGGTGCGCCAGGAGAAGACGCCCGAGAATGGCGTCGTGCACGGCCGCGGGTTCGCCTACGCGCTTTACGTCCACAGCAAGTTTCCCGGCTACGGCGCGGCTTGGTCGGCGTGGATCGCCGACGTCGCCGTCAACACCACGACCGGCGACGTCAGCGTCACGCGCGTGATCGCCGGCCAGGATTCCGGCCTGATGATCAATCCGGACGGCGTGCGCCATCAGATCGAAGGCAACGTCATCCAGTCGACCAGCC is from Bradyrhizobium sp. ORS 285 and encodes:
- a CDS encoding (2Fe-2S)-binding protein, with translation MTRAPIRLTVNGQTHDVAAAPDTPLLNVLRNDLALNGPKYGCGLGECGACTVLIDGRAARSCVIPIEGCAGRSVTTLEGLGSRETPDPVQQAFIAEQAAQCGYCLNGMIMTTKALLAIKPDPSLDEIKQALRYNLCRCGAHVEILRAAMRAAGHTLEALD
- a CDS encoding molybdopterin cofactor-binding domain-containing protein; the encoded protein is MTERLTPTADDPRGMLSIERRVADGSSETFIRITAAGEVSAFNGHVDLGTGIRTALGQIVAEELDVSFARVVVVLGDTAVVPNQGATIASETIQITAVPLRKAAAQARAFLLARAAVQLGLAVEDLTVEDGLVRGPNNRVLSYGELIGNDTIRLELAEDVAVKSVDNYQVVGRSVPRVDLPAKATGEPTYVHDVRVPGMLHGRVVRPPYVGVDAGPFIGTSLIGVDKDSVRDVSGLVDIVVIGDFIGVVAEREEQAILAAERLQVNWKPVPTLRDLDDVENALRANPSEPRRLLDKGNVDAAIEGAAKPMRRTYLWPYQMHGSIGPSCAVADVRDGHIRIYSGTQNPHLLRADLAKLIDCPEHQIELIRLEAAGCYGRNCADDVTADALLLSRAVGRPVRVQLTREQEHVWEPKGTAQLMDVNGGLNADGSVAAYEFATRYPSNGAPTLALLLTGRIAPEPAVFEMGDRTAIPPYDYDHMRVTAHDMPPIVRASWIRGVSALPNTFAHESYIDELAAEAEVDPIEYRLRYLKDERARDLVNAVAERASWTPRPVRQEKTPENGVVHGRGFAYALYVHSKFPGYGAAWSAWIADVAVNTTTGDVSVTRVIAGQDSGLMINPDGVRHQIEGNVIQSTSRALMEEVPFSRGKVAAREWGAYPIITFPDVPKIDVLMLPRPDQPPLGVGESASVPSAAAIANAVYDATGVRFREPPFTPERILKGLRGEQLEPAKPQPLPAPDKPAATWIKPFARRGGLIASAVAACAAAIGVATAVLPWRAIAPITRPDPSVYSAATIARGESLAALGNCAVCHTSDGGLINAGGRALETPFGTIFSTNITPDVETGIGAWSYPAFERAMREGVHRDGRQLYPAFPYTHFARTSDADLQALYAYLMAQSPVRQQTPDNALRFPFNLRPLVAGWNALFHSTETFKPDPTRSEQWNRGFYLVESLGHCSACHSPRNALGAEQRDAYLAGGFADGWEAPALTALSSAPIPWTEDELAIYLRTGQSRFHGVTAGPMAPIVKDLATLPDADIRAMATYLASFQQTAPEPAKLEAIARELETRTKVTSASSPAARLYLGACAVCHEVGGLPLFGSRPSLALNSNLHSATPDNLIQVILHGIMKPASSDLGYMPAFKDHLSDAQLAELVSYLRGQFAPDKPAWTDVDAAVSRIRSATPH